The following is a genomic window from bacterium.
CAGGGCGTCGGCCCTCTCGCTCGCGGTGGCGAAGAGCTCGGCACGCGCCAACGAGTAGGCGACCTCCGCCAGACGGCGGGCTTCCTCGACCCGCCCCTTCATGCGAACGGCCCGCTCCCGGTAGATCACGATCCAGAAGAGGCAGTCGGACGTCCGATACTCGGGAAAACGCCCTCGCTCCGCGTACTCGAGGAATACGGCGTCCGCCTGCCGCATCCTCCAGACGACATGCTGGTGGCAGCCGCCGCCCAGATCGCGGTGCATCTGCTCGACCCGGGAGATGACCTCGGGCCACTGCGAATACCAGAGCGCACGCGAGAAGCGGCGCGCTTTCGGATGAATCGTCACCGCCGGCGACAGGTGCAGCGCGCACGCCTCCATCCTCGGCCAGTCGAACATTCCCCTCTCCCCCGTGTTCGTCGTCATCCCGCCGCGACTTCCTCCTTCGGCCCCAGCACCCGGGAGAGGACGGCCTCTCGATCCGGCTCGGGCAGCTCCATCAGTTTCTCGACCCAGGCGTCGACTTCCACCGGGTCCGATTTCGAGGACAGCGACCTGCGGCGCTCCTCGGCCACGATGCGCCGGCCGTTGGCGATCAGGTCCTCGGGCAGGACGCCGACCTTGTCGCACAGCGTGAAGAAGGTCTCCAGAGTGGGGCAGTAGTCGTCGCCCAGCCACTCGGAGACGGTGCCGGGATGGATCTCGAGTCGGCGGGCGAGCTCGCCGCCGTTGATGCGCTTGCGCCGGCAGTGCTCGACCAGACCGGCGATCCACTCGGGGATGCGGTAGGTGAGCAGGGGCTTGCGGTACTTGAGAGCCATCGCGTCTCCAGGACCCCTCCAGTTTACGGCTAGGTCCGAAGGCCGTCAAGTGAAGGCCGGATCCGCCCTGAATTTCGAGGCATTTGGGGTTGACGCGAATCATTTTTTCGGATATAACCGAAAAAGACGGTCATCGCAGCGGACTTCACCGGA
Proteins encoded in this region:
- a CDS encoding helix-turn-helix transcriptional regulator; the protein is MALKYRKPLLTYRIPEWIAGLVEHCRRKRINGGELARRLEIHPGTVSEWLGDDYCPTLETFFTLCDKVGVLPEDLIANGRRIVAEERRRSLSSKSDPVEVDAWVEKLMELPEPDREAVLSRVLGPKEEVAAG